A single Lolium perenne isolate Kyuss_39 chromosome 6, Kyuss_2.0, whole genome shotgun sequence DNA region contains:
- the LOC127334463 gene encoding putative RING-H2 finger protein ATL36: protein MNSTSGSAVSAPAARNMALGVILITSTIFALFVILGLVIYCLQYCINSSVRMLPSGGSGVLAASRAGDKGVDPELLRSLSITVYRAAAPKGSAAEDRVECAVCLSELKDGEVARFLPPCGHGFHARCVDKWLASHSTCPLCRVTVAKPGASLQAPTLTGLMPQTCRPVRC, encoded by the coding sequence ATGAACTCGACGTCAGGATCGGCGGTCTCCGCGCCCGCCGCGCGGAACATGGCGCTCGGCGTCATCCTCATCACGTCGACCATCTTCGCGCTGTTCGTAATCCTCGGCCTCGTGATCTATTGCCTCCAGTACTGCATCAACAGTAGCGTCCGCATGTTGCcgagcggcggcagcggcgtgTTGGCGGCTTCGAGGGCCGGGGACAAGGGCGTCGACCCTGAGCTGTTGCGCTCGCTGTCCATCACGGTGTACCGCGCGGCGGCGCCGAAGGGCTCCGCCGCGGAGGACCGAGTGGAGTGCGCGGTGTGCCTGTCCGAGCTCAAGGACGGGGAGGTGGCGAGGTTCTTGCCCCCGTGCGGCCACGGGTTCCACGCCCGGTGCGTCGATAAGTGGCTGGCATCCCACTCCACCTGCCCGCTCTGCCGGGTCACCGTCGCCAAGCCTGGCGCGTCGCTGCAGGCGCCTACACTGACGGGCCTTATGCCGCAAACCTGCCGGCCAGTGCGCTGCTAG